From Gemmatimonadaceae bacterium:
GCGCGGCACGAGCGCCCGATGTTGATCGTGCTCGACCTGATGCTCCCGGGCATGTCCGGACTCGACGTGCTGCGCGAACTGCGGGCCAACGAGAGCACCCGCGACATCGCCGTGCTGCTGCTCACGGCGCGCCGCGAGGAACAGGATCGCGTGGAAGGGCTGTCGGTGGGCGCCGACGACTATCTCACCAAGCCGTTCAGCCCGCAGGAGCTGGTGCTTCGCGTGGGGGCGATCCTGCGCCGCGTCGCGTCGAGCGGCGTCGGCCCCACCGACGTCGTGACCCACGGCCCGATCGAGATCGATCGCGCCGCCCACCGCGTGCGCGTCGCGGGGCACGAGGTCGAACTCACGCCCACCGAGTACCGGCTGCTCCTGCTGCTGTACGAGCGCCGCGGCCGGGTGCAGGCGCGCGCCCATCTGCTCGAAACGGTGTGGGAAGCGGCGCCCGACATCCAGACTCGCACGGTCGATATGCACGTGCAGCGGCTGCGCGCCAAGCTCGGCGACGCGGGCGAGATGATCGAGACGGTGCGCGGGTTCGGCTACCGCCTGCGCGGGCCGGCCTGGCGCGGCGTGTGAGCCTCACCCGGCGACTCCTCCTCGGCTCCACGGTCGTGATCGTCGCCCTCGTGACGGCGATCGTCACGATCGCCGGTTCGCGGCTCCGCCAGCAACTGCAGGCCGAAGCGGTCTCGGACCTCACGCGCTCGGCGCGCCTCGTAGCCGTCCTCTGGCGTCCGGGCCTGGACGCGGATTCGCTGGCCGACGCGGCTGGCGCCGCGCTCGACCGGCGCGTGACGCTGATCGGCGCCGACGGCGTGGTGCGCGGGGATTCCAAGTTCACGGCGGCCGAGCTGCGCGGATTGGAGAACCACTCCGCGCGCCCCGAGGTCGTGGCCGCCCGCCGCGACGGCGCGGGCAGCGCGTACCGGCAAAGCGCCAGCGCCGGCGACAACGAACTGTACGTGGCGGTGCGGCACCCCATGGGATTCGTGCGCGTGTCGATCAGCCTCGATACGCTGCATGATATCGTGGGAGCGGCGCAGCGCGACGTGTTCGTGGCAGGAGCGCTGGCCCTGCTCGGCGCCATGCTGCTGGCCGCCCTGTTCGCGCGCTCGGTGTCCCGGCCCGTGGTGGCGCTGCGCGACGTGTCGCGCGCCGTGGCCGACGGCGACCTGACACGGCGGCCGAGCCTCAACGCGCCCGGCGAGGTCGGCGACCTGGCTGCGGCCGTGCACCGGATGACCGAGCAACTCGCCGGCCGGCTGGCCGCCCTCCAGACCGAGGAGGGGCTGATGCGCGCCACGATCGAGGCCCTCGACGAAGGGATCGTGGTCGTGAGCGCTCGGAATCAGGTGGTGCGGCTCAACAGCAGCGCCCGCCGGCTGCTCGGCGTGTCGGACGCGGTACCCTTTCCCGCCGACCGCCTTCCACCGGGACGTACGCTGCGCGAGACGCTGCGCGCGGCCGTGGCCGGTGGAGCCCCCGACACCGCCGAGCTCGAACTCGACGAGCGCATCCTGGCGGTCGTGGGGCGGCCGCTGCCTGGCGGCGGGGCCGTGCTCGCGCTGCAGGACCTCACCGCGCGGCGGCGGCTGGAGACGGTGCGCCGTGAGTTCGT
This genomic window contains:
- a CDS encoding response regulator encodes the protein MTAPAAGARLLVVDDEPDIVALVAFHLAKAGYRVSTAANGPDALAAARHERPMLIVLDLMLPGMSGLDVLRELRANESTRDIAVLLLTARREEQDRVEGLSVGADDYLTKPFSPQELVLRVGAILRRVASSGVGPTDVVTHGPIEIDRAAHRVRVAGHEVELTPTEYRLLLLLYERRGRVQARAHLLETVWEAAPDIQTRTVDMHVQRLRAKLGDAGEMIETVRGFGYRLRGPAWRGV
- a CDS encoding ATP-binding protein, producing MSLTRRLLLGSTVVIVALVTAIVTIAGSRLRQQLQAEAVSDLTRSARLVAVLWRPGLDADSLADAAGAALDRRVTLIGADGVVRGDSKFTAAELRGLENHSARPEVVAARRDGAGSAYRQSASAGDNELYVAVRHPMGFVRVSISLDTLHDIVGAAQRDVFVAGALALLGAMLLAALFARSVSRPVVALRDVSRAVADGDLTRRPSLNAPGEVGDLAAAVHRMTEQLAGRLAALQTEEGLMRATIEALDEGIVVVSARNQVVRLNSSARRLLGVSDAVPFPADRLPPGRTLRETLRAAVAGGAPDTAELELDERILAVVGRPLPGGGAVLALQDLTARRRLETVRREFVANASHELKTPLTVVGGFAETLADPGLTTEDRQRFAAMIRANAHRMQRIVDDLLDLSRYESGSWRPEPRRLDIRQTAADVLGSVDRAATAKHLAVSRDIPDDAAFVRADPVALRQILVNLTENGVRYTPSGAVTLFAAREPDGVRVGVRDTGIGIAPEHLGRIFERFYRVDAARSREEGGTGLGLAIVKHLAEAHGGAVRAESVPGQGSTISVFFPDDVNGRPA